Proteins encoded within one genomic window of Halococcus salifodinae DSM 8989:
- the guaB gene encoding IMP dehydrogenase — protein MVSDRAEPFSEKLRVPEALTFDDVLLRPKESRVEPDDADTATRVSTSVELTVPVLSAAMDTVTESGLAIAMARRGGLGVLHRNMDIDEVVDEVERVKRADELIIREVVTASPDQTVRAVDEMMDEEGVSGAPVVDDDGEVLGIISGTDIRPYLEVGDRDEVREAMTDEVITAPQDVDARDALELMYEHKIERVPVVDTEDRLTGLVTMQGILQRREYDTAARDADGRLRVGVAVGPFEQDRAAAVDEVNADVLFIDCAHAHNRNVIDSARELAAGVEADVVVGNVGTREAAQELVEFADGIKVGIGPGSICTTRVVTGSGMPQITAVAQVADVASQHDIPVIADGGIRYSGDAIKAIAAGADAVMLGSYFAGTDEAPGRVVTMNGKRYKQYRGMGSVGAMQSGGGDRYLKDADEDEDFVPEGVEAATPYKGSVESELFQLVGGMKSGMGYVGAGTIPEFKRRAEFVRVSSAGQTEGHAHDVVITDEAPNYSPDS, from the coding sequence ATGGTAAGCGACAGAGCAGAACCTTTCTCCGAGAAACTCCGCGTTCCGGAAGCGCTGACGTTCGACGACGTGTTGCTCCGGCCGAAGGAGAGTCGCGTCGAGCCCGACGACGCCGACACGGCCACGCGCGTCTCGACGTCGGTCGAACTCACAGTCCCAGTCCTCTCGGCCGCGATGGACACCGTCACCGAGAGCGGGCTCGCGATCGCGATGGCGCGTCGGGGCGGGCTCGGCGTGCTCCACCGCAACATGGACATCGATGAAGTCGTCGACGAAGTCGAGCGCGTCAAGCGCGCCGACGAACTCATCATCCGCGAGGTCGTGACCGCGAGCCCCGATCAGACTGTCAGAGCGGTCGACGAGATGATGGACGAGGAAGGCGTGAGCGGTGCGCCGGTCGTCGACGACGACGGCGAGGTGCTGGGGATCATCTCCGGGACCGACATCCGGCCGTACCTCGAGGTCGGCGACCGTGACGAGGTTCGCGAGGCGATGACCGACGAGGTCATCACCGCACCCCAGGACGTCGACGCGCGCGACGCGCTCGAACTCATGTACGAACACAAGATCGAGCGCGTTCCGGTCGTCGACACCGAGGATCGTCTGACTGGCCTCGTGACGATGCAGGGGATCCTCCAGCGCCGCGAGTACGACACCGCCGCGCGCGACGCCGATGGTCGTCTGCGAGTCGGGGTCGCCGTCGGTCCTTTCGAGCAGGACCGCGCCGCCGCGGTCGACGAGGTCAACGCCGACGTGCTGTTCATCGACTGCGCGCACGCGCACAATCGCAACGTGATCGACAGCGCGCGCGAACTCGCCGCCGGCGTCGAGGCCGACGTCGTAGTCGGAAATGTGGGTACTCGCGAGGCCGCCCAGGAGCTCGTCGAGTTCGCCGACGGGATCAAGGTCGGCATCGGTCCCGGTTCGATCTGCACCACCCGGGTCGTCACGGGATCGGGGATGCCCCAGATCACCGCGGTCGCGCAGGTCGCCGACGTCGCCAGCCAGCACGATATACCGGTCATCGCCGACGGCGGTATCCGCTACTCGGGCGACGCGATCAAGGCGATCGCGGCGGGTGCGGACGCCGTCATGCTCGGGTCATATTTCGCCGGGACCGACGAAGCGCCCGGTCGCGTGGTCACGATGAACGGCAAGCGCTACAAGCAGTACCGCGGGATGGGCTCGGTCGGCGCGATGCAGTCCGGCGGCGGCGATCGATACCTGAAAGACGCCGACGAGGACGAGGACTTCGTCCCCGAGGGCGTCGAGGCCGCGACGCCGTACAAGGGCAGCGTCGAGAGCGAGCTCTTCCAGCTCGTCGGCGGGATGAAAAGCGGGATGGGCTACGTCGGCGCGGGAACCATCCCCGAGTTCAAGCGCCGCGCGGAGTTCGTCCGGGTTTCGTCGGCTGGTCAGACCGAGGGCCACGCCCACGACGTGGTGATTACCGACGAAGCGCCGAACTACAGTCCCGATAGCTAA
- a CDS encoding carbon starvation CstA family protein encodes MVQAIWLVAFVLTTFTVAYLGYSRYLAQFVEIDDENETPAHKYNDGQEYVPSSKPVLLGHHYSSIAGGAPIVGPITAGVVWGWVPAFLWVAIGNPLFGSVHDFMALSSSMRHEGKSIGYIIGQYVGERGKDMILWFAFLTIILVVAVFALVVSVVFNAYPQAATASLIYIALALTFGVYLYQLDLPFLPGTVAFVAAVFAGIWVGLQFPFALVPGDYPAGTIVLLSSTPLPPVLDSANIAMWIPVVMIYGFIASVLPVWILLQPRDFLTSSLLYAGVGGVLLAVILGTVLGVGNTLEIELPAYAGFWGGALVDTRLPLFPLLFVTIACGTISGFHSLVSSGTTAKQLDKESDARTIGYGGMLGEGLLATVALICVSVYATAPASGGIALALPNFATGGGEILNATSGALGVAIPQTAAAAFMGLVLVSFLLTSTDTAVRLGRYMLEEIVGTPETSTQKVATNRYVTSALQVIPAYILVSSGRWADLWPLFGGANQTLAALALLVATVWLANWSDSKQLLSTGLPMAAMFVVTTTALLYLALYQNLYQKFILGQWGEAGPTLLAQGSTVVQIVIALVLVWLALSLAYMGLTNIRAARETGTVAADGGEPSDD; translated from the coding sequence ATGGTACAAGCTATCTGGCTCGTCGCGTTCGTACTGACCACCTTCACCGTCGCGTACCTCGGCTACTCGCGCTACCTCGCGCAGTTCGTCGAGATCGACGATGAGAACGAGACACCGGCTCACAAGTACAACGATGGCCAAGAGTACGTCCCTTCGTCGAAGCCCGTACTTCTCGGTCATCACTACTCCTCGATCGCGGGCGGTGCACCAATCGTCGGCCCCATCACCGCGGGGGTCGTCTGGGGCTGGGTGCCCGCGTTCCTCTGGGTCGCGATCGGCAATCCCCTCTTCGGCTCGGTTCACGACTTCATGGCGCTCTCGTCCAGTATGCGCCACGAGGGCAAATCGATCGGCTACATCATCGGCCAATACGTCGGCGAGCGCGGCAAGGACATGATCCTCTGGTTCGCCTTCCTCACGATCATCCTCGTGGTCGCGGTGTTCGCGCTCGTGGTTTCGGTGGTTTTCAACGCCTACCCCCAGGCCGCCACGGCGAGTCTCATCTACATCGCGCTCGCGCTGACGTTCGGGGTGTACCTCTACCAGCTCGACCTGCCGTTCCTGCCGGGAACCGTGGCGTTCGTCGCCGCGGTCTTCGCGGGGATCTGGGTCGGTCTCCAGTTCCCGTTCGCGCTCGTTCCTGGCGACTATCCCGCAGGAACGATCGTGCTGCTCTCGTCGACCCCGCTCCCCCCGGTGCTCGACAGCGCCAACATCGCCATGTGGATCCCTGTCGTGATGATCTATGGATTCATCGCGAGCGTGCTCCCGGTCTGGATCCTGCTCCAGCCCCGGGACTTCCTCACCTCCAGCCTGCTCTACGCCGGCGTCGGGGGCGTGCTGCTCGCGGTGATCCTCGGGACGGTGCTAGGCGTCGGGAACACTCTCGAAATCGAGCTCCCCGCCTACGCGGGCTTCTGGGGCGGCGCGCTCGTCGATACGCGATTGCCCCTGTTCCCCTTACTGTTCGTGACGATCGCCTGTGGGACCATCAGCGGCTTTCACTCGCTCGTCTCCTCGGGGACGACGGCGAAACAGCTCGATAAGGAGTCCGACGCCCGTACCATCGGTTATGGTGGGATGCTCGGCGAGGGGCTTCTGGCGACGGTCGCGCTGATCTGCGTCTCGGTGTACGCGACCGCACCGGCGAGCGGCGGAATCGCGCTCGCGCTGCCGAACTTCGCGACCGGGGGCGGCGAGATCCTCAACGCCACCTCGGGCGCGCTCGGAGTCGCCATCCCCCAGACCGCCGCGGCGGCGTTCATGGGTCTCGTGCTCGTGAGTTTCCTTCTGACGAGCACCGATACCGCGGTGCGGCTCGGTCGATACATGCTCGAAGAGATCGTCGGGACGCCCGAGACGAGCACGCAGAAGGTCGCCACGAACCGCTACGTGACCTCGGCACTCCAGGTGATCCCGGCCTACATCCTCGTCTCCAGTGGCCGGTGGGCCGACCTCTGGCCGCTGTTCGGGGGCGCGAACCAGACCCTCGCTGCACTCGCGCTGCTGGTGGCGACGGTCTGGCTCGCGAACTGGTCGGATTCGAAACAGTTGCTCTCGACCGGCCTGCCGATGGCCGCGATGTTCGTCGTCACCACTACGGCGCTGCTCTATCTCGCGCTCTATCAGAACCTCTATCAGAAGTTCATCCTCGGTCAATGGGGTGAAGCGGGGCCGACCCTGCTCGCGCAGGGGTCGACGGTGGTGCAGATAGTCATCGCGCTGGTCCTCGTCTGGCTCGCGCTGTCGCTCGCGTACATGGGCCTGACGAACATCCGAGCGGCTCGCGAGACCGGTACGGTTGCCGCCGACGGGGGTGAGCCGAGCGACGACTGA
- a CDS encoding DUF5795 family protein: protein MADNRVVEGRMVTPKALAELIEDDDVMDAEPITDADRECPDCGGNVLEVGYMPQITEFVTGRKCQDCGWKETDADED, encoded by the coding sequence ATGGCCGACAACCGCGTCGTCGAAGGGCGGATGGTCACGCCGAAAGCGCTCGCCGAACTCATCGAGGACGACGACGTGATGGACGCCGAACCCATCACCGACGCCGACCGCGAGTGTCCCGACTGTGGGGGCAACGTCCTCGAAGTCGGCTACATGCCTCAAATCACCGAGTTCGTCACCGGCCGGAAATGCCAGGACTGCGGGTGGAAAGAAACCGACGCGGACGAGGACTGA
- a CDS encoding GNAT family N-acetyltransferase: MEYDIAMEPPTPREFVRLRSAAGMRERSLDAAAAGIGNECTAVTIRADGDLVGMGRIVGDGATVFQIVDIAVTPDHQGRGLGSRIMNELVSWLEANAPPSAFINLIASEPGFYEGFDFATCAPELVGMDLTLPTESESSHAQ, encoded by the coding sequence ATGGAGTACGACATCGCCATGGAACCACCGACGCCGCGCGAGTTCGTCCGACTCCGATCGGCGGCAGGAATGCGCGAACGATCACTCGATGCCGCGGCAGCGGGGATCGGCAACGAGTGCACAGCGGTGACGATCCGTGCGGACGGCGACCTCGTGGGGATGGGGCGCATCGTCGGCGACGGCGCGACGGTCTTTCAGATCGTCGATATCGCCGTCACGCCGGACCACCAGGGCCGCGGTCTCGGAAGCCGCATTATGAATGAACTCGTGTCGTGGCTCGAAGCGAACGCACCACCGTCGGCGTTCATCAATCTGATCGCGAGCGAGCCGGGGTTCTACGAAGGGTTCGACTTCGCGACCTGTGCGCCCGAGCTCGTCGGGATGGACCTCACTTTGCCGACCGAATCCGAGTCATCGCACGCACAGTAG
- a CDS encoding DUF5794 domain-containing protein, protein MSHSQHPVALGLERRVGGAARLLATVMALPLVDGIFPALVLAGALDGPLGILEVGLLVFGGSATVAVILAEMDGTWRAQVRTTLGVGVVVIALAAIESALAPTIASLLDLAIFERFAAVVILAVAAKTASARVGEYLPRPAVIIGLGALASLDPAGARLVLVPDPTLVLKGTLAASVGVAFALGVAVCGPWLRTAVDVDRFRFGSAVALGVLALSVLGLVPDDAPLALSVLVVTALLAFDPDKSDDAETASLNGADRNEALGSDRASGTMADGGESSETRRVSSDSLRSSDGGDAATDATDPDTATDASTDTDVGSDRAPWL, encoded by the coding sequence GTGAGCCACTCCCAACACCCGGTCGCACTCGGGCTCGAGCGTCGCGTCGGCGGCGCAGCCCGCCTGCTGGCGACCGTGATGGCGCTCCCGCTCGTCGACGGGATCTTCCCCGCGCTGGTGCTCGCCGGGGCGCTCGACGGCCCGCTGGGCATCCTGGAAGTCGGTCTCCTCGTGTTCGGTGGCAGCGCGACCGTCGCCGTGATCCTCGCCGAGATGGACGGCACGTGGCGCGCACAGGTCCGGACGACGCTCGGAGTCGGCGTCGTCGTGATCGCCCTCGCCGCGATCGAGTCCGCGCTCGCACCCACGATCGCGAGCCTGCTCGACCTCGCGATCTTCGAGCGGTTCGCGGCGGTGGTCATCCTCGCAGTCGCCGCCAAGACCGCGAGCGCGCGCGTCGGCGAGTATCTCCCACGTCCGGCGGTCATCATCGGGCTCGGGGCGCTCGCCAGTCTCGATCCCGCCGGCGCACGGCTCGTCTTGGTTCCTGACCCGACGTTGGTACTCAAGGGAACGCTCGCCGCCAGCGTTGGCGTGGCGTTCGCGCTCGGGGTCGCGGTCTGCGGGCCGTGGCTCCGGACCGCGGTCGACGTCGATCGGTTCCGGTTCGGTAGCGCGGTTGCGCTCGGCGTGCTCGCGCTCTCGGTGCTTGGACTCGTTCCGGACGACGCACCGCTCGCGCTCTCGGTGCTCGTGGTCACGGCGCTGCTCGCGTTCGATCCCGACAAGAGCGACGACGCTGAGACGGCGAGTCTGAACGGAGCGGACAGGAACGAAGCCCTCGGATCCGATCGAGCAAGCGGCACGATGGCCGACGGTGGCGAGTCGAGCGAAACGAGGCGAGTCTCGTCGGACTCGCTTCGCTCGTCCGACGGTGGCGACGCAGCCACCGATGCCACCGACCCCGACACCGCGACGGACGCGAGTACCGACACCGACGTGGGTTCCGACCGCGCGCCCTGGCTGTAA
- a CDS encoding transposase, translating into MSNNTQTLQNVTSVDGFLNVAATETVSLFEHLKLGFLLEYDVFAPCKRGRTRVHEPPELFRGFLHCYYEDVYGTRPVARELQKTLVWLSCGFDRPPSRDAVDRFLTDLEHVVNDVFEHLVEQAAVRGLLDSTYRIDSTHVEAIPWNVDATWNYDSTAEEHYYGFGCTIVSSGAKVPIAAEFTPAKQAPEETAMRVTRDALAVEVPVWMIGDSAYDTLEWHDHLLDAGVVPIAPYNPRNMDDPLDIEYRVENRIENHSEDVQLKRSVLDETYNRRTQVERTNDAVKNCGLGPVRARGRVHARAQVFLVERTNDAVKNCGLGPVRARGRVHARAQVFLALCLRVVVAITNDERGDNPGREMLSA; encoded by the coding sequence GTGTCCAACAACACCCAAACCCTGCAAAACGTAACTTCTGTCGACGGCTTCTTGAATGTCGCGGCGACTGAGACGGTATCGCTGTTTGAGCATCTTAAGCTCGGATTTCTACTGGAATACGACGTGTTCGCCCCCTGCAAGCGGGGGCGAACACGAGTTCATGAGCCACCAGAACTCTTCCGAGGCTTTCTCCACTGCTACTACGAGGACGTCTACGGCACTCGTCCTGTCGCACGGGAACTCCAGAAGACACTGGTCTGGCTCAGCTGTGGCTTCGATCGACCGCCGTCGAGAGACGCGGTCGATCGCTTCCTCACCGATCTCGAACACGTTGTTAACGATGTCTTCGAGCACCTCGTCGAGCAGGCCGCCGTTCGGGGCCTGCTCGACTCTACGTACCGAATCGACTCGACTCACGTTGAAGCGATTCCGTGGAACGTCGACGCCACGTGGAACTACGACTCAACCGCTGAAGAACACTACTACGGCTTCGGTTGTACGATCGTCTCATCGGGCGCGAAGGTACCCATCGCAGCGGAGTTCACACCAGCAAAGCAAGCGCCAGAGGAGACGGCGATGCGCGTCACGCGTGACGCGCTCGCCGTCGAAGTACCGGTCTGGATGATCGGCGACAGTGCGTACGACACGCTGGAGTGGCACGACCACCTGCTGGATGCAGGGGTCGTGCCAATCGCGCCGTATAACCCGCGAAACATGGACGATCCGCTCGATATCGAGTACAGGGTCGAAAATCGTATCGAGAACCACAGCGAGGACGTTCAGCTCAAACGCTCGGTCTTAGACGAGACGTACAACCGCCGAACACAGGTCGAACGGACCAACGATGCAGTCAAGAACTGCGGCCTCGGGCCCGTCCGCGCCCGAGGCCGCGTCCACGCACGGGCGCAGGTGTTCCTNGTCGAACGGACCAACGATGCAGTCAAGAACTGCGGCCTCGGGCCCGTCCGCGCCCGAGGCCGCGTCCACGCACGGGCGCAGGTGTTCCTTGCGCTGTGCCTCCGAGTGGTCGTCGCGATCACCAACGACGAACGAGGAGACAACCCTGGCCGCGAGATGCTCTCAGCATGA
- a CDS encoding inorganic phosphate transporter, translating into MAWALGASSNSPPFAPAVGANALPTMRAAFFIGVFAALGAIAQGGSISETVGQDLINGVSITPLAAAAGLLTAAAFIAVGVRTGYPIPAAFATTGAIVGAGLGLGGDPAFGTYQRLGTFWIAVPFVSASIAYGTATLLRREDVPDEIGVPALAGIVGVILANVRLAIFPGPDGQGTLAGFVSRRVGGGIDLVGSYDLVGVVASLAFGALVFLALRREMRSSVDAGIRKFLIGLGAIVAFSSGGSQVGLATGPLEPLFDSLGTPSILLLGLGATGILLGAWMGSPRLLQAVSREYSQLGVRRSIAALIPGFIIAQAAIALGIPISFNNIIISSVIGSGLVVGSAGVSGRKIGVTVAAWLVTLVGSTAVGFGFYRVLAIVTGA; encoded by the coding sequence ATGGCGTGGGCGCTCGGCGCATCGTCGAACTCGCCGCCCTTTGCCCCGGCGGTGGGGGCGAACGCGCTCCCGACGATGCGTGCGGCCTTCTTCATCGGCGTGTTCGCCGCGCTCGGTGCGATCGCTCAGGGAGGAAGTATCTCCGAGACGGTGGGTCAGGACCTCATCAACGGTGTCTCGATCACGCCGCTTGCGGCCGCCGCCGGCCTCCTCACCGCGGCGGCGTTCATCGCGGTCGGCGTCCGTACAGGATACCCGATCCCGGCGGCGTTCGCCACGACCGGCGCGATCGTCGGGGCAGGGCTGGGCCTCGGGGGTGACCCCGCCTTTGGAACGTACCAACGTCTCGGAACTTTCTGGATCGCGGTCCCGTTCGTCTCCGCGTCGATCGCCTATGGGACCGCGACGCTGCTGCGACGTGAGGACGTTCCCGACGAGATCGGCGTCCCAGCGCTCGCGGGCATCGTCGGCGTCATTCTCGCCAACGTTCGACTGGCGATCTTTCCCGGTCCGGACGGCCAGGGGACGCTTGCGGGGTTCGTCTCGCGGCGGGTGGGTGGCGGCATCGATCTCGTCGGGTCGTACGATCTCGTCGGAGTTGTCGCGAGTCTCGCCTTCGGTGCGCTCGTCTTTCTCGCGCTCCGCCGCGAGATGCGCTCATCGGTCGATGCCGGCATCAGGAAGTTCCTGATCGGACTCGGCGCGATCGTGGCGTTTTCGAGCGGCGGGAGCCAGGTCGGGCTCGCCACCGGCCCGCTCGAACCCCTGTTCGACTCGCTTGGCACGCCAAGTATCCTCCTGCTTGGCCTCGGTGCGACCGGGATCCTTCTCGGGGCGTGGATGGGATCACCACGGCTGTTGCAGGCAGTCTCGCGAGAGTACTCCCAGCTCGGCGTTCGGCGATCGATCGCCGCACTGATCCCTGGATTCATCATTGCCCAGGCAGCGATCGCGCTCGGCATCCCGATCTCGTTCAACAACATCATCATCTCGAGCGTGATCGGCAGCGGCCTGGTCGTGGGATCGGCCGGCGTGTCCGGCCGGAAGATCGGGGTGACGGTCGCCGCGTGGCTGGTGACGCTCGTCGGTTCGACCGCCGTCGGTTTCGGGTTCTATCGGGTGCTCGCGATAGTGACTGGTGCGTAG